The Candidatus Hydrogenedentota bacterium region GGGCTGATACTTAAGATGTTCGCGGGCGAGAGCAAGGGGGAGAAGTATCCACCGAATCAGGCGCAGTGGTGGTCCAATGCGACGCAGGTCCTTAGCGCCAACTCAAGCCGATACAACTGGAATTTCTGGGATGGATTGGTTCTGTATCCCGAGTACTTCACGGATCCCAGGATCATGATTTGTCCCTCAGATGGAGAGGACTTTCCGCAGGACAATTCTCAACAGTTCTTGACGCCCATATCTCTATCCTGGAACTCGAAGCCGGGATACCCCGCTTCGGGGCGCGGGGGAGAATTCTTCCTGCAGGGAACAGAATACTCGTATGTTACTTTTCCGTGGGTGGTACGCGCGGACTGGACCACAGACGAGACCACGGTGTTTGCTATTCGCGATGAAACGCACAAGCCGCTCTCTCAGGGCGGGCAGAGCTGCGCGAAGTTGCGAGAAGAAGATATCGAGGTCACCCTGACACCTATGGGCGATTTCACGCTCTACTTTTTGAAGGAGGGAATCGAGCGATTCCTGGTGTCTGACATCAACAATCCGGCTGCAAGCGCTCAAGCCCAGTCGTCCGTTCCCATAATGTGGGATCAGATGCGTCTCGATACCGATGGCGCAGTGGTGCCGACGAAATTCAATCACCTACCCGGCGGATCAAATGTGCTGTATTTGGATGGTCACGCAGAATTCGTGAAGTATCCAGGGGCGGTCGGTTCGCCTGAATGGCCTGCCAGCGAATACGCGGTGACGGCAAATTTCTGATCCAAGATCTTCGTAGCAGCACGGAAAGTGTCAGGCATCCGGGGGGCGCTGCTTTTTATGGGGGCCTCACATGAAGAATAGCATGTTTCTCTTGTTCTCATTGGCTGCGCTGTCAAGCTTCGCGCTTGGCGAAGAGTCATCTACGCAGATCATTCAGTATCGTGGCATCCGTCCGACCGACCCGGGAGGTCGCGAAGGACTACGGAATCCGGAGCGAGGTTGGCGGATCGAGACGCTGATTGCCGACCGTGACGCTGTGGAGGTAAAGGAGCCGTCGAGTCATCTTAAGCACGTGATGCCTCCAGAATTCAGCGATCAATACTGGATACTCGATGCTGAGCGTTATGAGCCGGATGGGTTGACCGTTGCACAGACCTATTGCTACCTCACCAACTCTCTCGACACACCCATTTCTGCAGAAAAACTGGCCGACCTTCAGAAGAGCCTCGATGACGTTCGCGCCCGCGGTCTGAAGGCGCTGCTTCGTTTTGCGTATGAGCGCGACATGTCGCGAGAGAAGGGTCCAACGCTCGACACGATTCTCGGGCATATGGAGCAGCTTGCGCCCGTTATCCAAAAGAACGCGGACATAATCTATGTTCTTCAAGCGGGCTTTGTTGGCGCATGGGGGGAATGGCACAGCTCGGGAAAGGGGTTAGAGCAGGATCACAAGGCACTAGAGGCAGTCGTCTCCAAGTTGCTCGAGATTCTTCCCAACGACCGCATGACGCAAGTGCGCGTGCCCAAGTACAAACGATGGGTGTTGAACGATGTTCCCCTCGATGCATATCGAGTTCTAACTGCGGAGAACGCGCACGACGGGTCGCCCGCCGCGCGAATCGGCTTTCATAATGACGGTTTCTTAGCCTACAACTCGTGCGGCGGCACGTGGACTGAAGCGCCACTTTTCTCGCAACCGGGCAACCCCGAATTCGACTTCATGACACGGGAAAGCCCGTTTGTGCCGGTGGATGGCGAACTCTACTGGTCGGACATCGGCGGTAAGATTGACGGATTGCGCGCGGCAATTCGGATGCGATTGCATCATTACACGACGTTCAGTATTGCGCACAGCTACTCCGAGCGCGAAGGCTCCATGTTCTCCATTGATGACTGGATCAAGACGCCGATTAGTTCTGCGCAGGTACTCGAAGCAACGTTGCCTCTGTCCAATGGGTATTTCGAGGATGCACAAGGCAATGAAGTGTCGCGCACGCAATTCGAATATATTCGGGACCATCTTGGTTACCGTATTGAACTCCAGAAGGCGATTTTGCCGCGTGAGATCGCGACCGCCAACAGGCTGGACGTGAAGATTGAGTTCATCAATCGAGGATTCTCGACCTTCCACAACCCGCGTCCAGTATTTCTGGTGCTTATCGATGATGGCCGGTGTGCGGCCGAGATACCGTTGCGCGATGTGGACCCCCGAACGTGGCAACCGTATGCCCCCGGCGACGAATCCTACGCACCCCTGACACACACTATTCAGGCATCGTTAGACTTGCCGCAGGGTCTTGCGCCCAAATGGTACATGTTGGGGCTTTGGATGCCCGACGCGTCCGAAGCGATTCGTACGAATCCAAACTATGCCGTGCGTGTTGCCAACGGAAATGTGCCTTGGTGGAGAGACTCCAAAGGGCACTATGGCGCGAACGTGCTCGGGGCCGTCCACGTGGTCAAATAGTCCACGCAAAGCGTCAGGCGGAAAGCAGGGACACGTCTCCGCTTCGCTGCGCTTGCGTCAGTCCCTGTTTTCCGCCGCTTCTACCCTATGGCCGTTTCACGAATTCCGTGTATTTATCCACGAAACGAGCTTTACCCTTGGTCGCTTTGAAGGACTTGAGTTCGGATGCATCCACGATGGGGCCAAACTCAAGATGAAAGCTGCGGCTTTCGCCGGGCTTGAGCGTGTGGAGCAAGCCCAGTCCTTCATCAACGTGTTTGCCTTCAACACCGCAATTGCAGGGTTCGAAACCGACGAC contains the following coding sequences:
- a CDS encoding DUF1559 domain-containing protein, which translates into the protein MRRRGFTLIELLVVIAIIGILAAILLPALARAREAARRASCVNNLKQWGLILKMFAGESKGEKYPPNQAQWWSNATQVLSANSSRYNWNFWDGLVLYPEYFTDPRIMICPSDGEDFPQDNSQQFLTPISLSWNSKPGYPASGRGGEFFLQGTEYSYVTFPWVVRADWTTDETTVFAIRDETHKPLSQGGQSCAKLREEDIEVTLTPMGDFTLYFLKEGIERFLVSDINNPAASAQAQSSVPIMWDQMRLDTDGAVVPTKFNHLPGGSNVLYLDGHAEFVKYPGAVGSPEWPASEYAVTANF
- a CDS encoding DUF4832 domain-containing protein, whose protein sequence is MKNSMFLLFSLAALSSFALGEESSTQIIQYRGIRPTDPGGREGLRNPERGWRIETLIADRDAVEVKEPSSHLKHVMPPEFSDQYWILDAERYEPDGLTVAQTYCYLTNSLDTPISAEKLADLQKSLDDVRARGLKALLRFAYERDMSREKGPTLDTILGHMEQLAPVIQKNADIIYVLQAGFVGAWGEWHSSGKGLEQDHKALEAVVSKLLEILPNDRMTQVRVPKYKRWVLNDVPLDAYRVLTAENAHDGSPAARIGFHNDGFLAYNSCGGTWTEAPLFSQPGNPEFDFMTRESPFVPVDGELYWSDIGGKIDGLRAAIRMRLHHYTTFSIAHSYSEREGSMFSIDDWIKTPISSAQVLEATLPLSNGYFEDAQGNEVSRTQFEYIRDHLGYRIELQKAILPREIATANRLDVKIEFINRGFSTFHNPRPVFLVLIDDGRCAAEIPLRDVDPRTWQPYAPGDESYAPLTHTIQASLDLPQGLAPKWYMLGLWMPDASEAIRTNPNYAVRVANGNVPWWRDSKGHYGANVLGAVHVVK